GTCGAACTTGATCGAGTGCAGTTCGTCGACCTTGGCTTTGACGGCTCCGGCTGCATCTACCAGCAGTGCCTTCTCGTCGGCCGTCAAGTCCAACTCAACGACCTCTTCGATGCCCTTGGCA
This window of the Acidimicrobiia bacterium genome carries:
- a CDS encoding malate dehydrogenase, which translates into the protein AKGIEEVVELDLTADEKALLVDAAGAVKAKVDELHSIKFD